One Candidatus Cloacimonadota bacterium DNA segment encodes these proteins:
- the buk gene encoding butyrate kinase, translating to MKTYRVLAINPGSTSTKIAVFDNEEEVFSKTLQHKPEELSGFAELIDQFEFRKNIVEEALEENNIHVSTLNAIVGRGGLVHPVASGTYKVNDKMLADLKDKSLWGRTHASNLGAFIAKSIGDEFDIPSFIADPVTVDEMDDIARISGVPEIQRQSLFHALNIKSIARKSAEKIGKPLDKCNMIAVHMGGGVSVAAIRDGKIVDVNNALLGMGPFSPQRAGALPISGVINLCFSGKYTKEELEKKLVKNSGLIAYLGTDSGVDIENKIDEGNEKFEKIFRAFAYQISKEIGLCATVLKGDVDAIYLTGGLAYDKYLPKWIIERTKFIAPVLIFPGEGEMEALAQAGVRALSGEEAAKKY from the coding sequence ATGAAAACCTATAGAGTACTTGCAATTAATCCCGGCTCAACCTCGACAAAGATTGCAGTTTTCGATAATGAAGAAGAAGTATTCTCAAAAACGCTGCAACACAAACCGGAAGAACTTTCCGGCTTTGCTGAATTAATCGATCAATTTGAGTTCAGAAAAAATATCGTAGAAGAAGCACTTGAAGAAAACAACATTCACGTTTCGACTTTAAACGCTATTGTCGGTAGGGGTGGATTAGTTCATCCCGTTGCAAGTGGAACCTATAAAGTTAACGATAAAATGCTTGCTGATTTAAAAGACAAATCTCTTTGGGGGCGAACTCATGCATCAAATCTTGGTGCTTTTATTGCAAAATCCATTGGTGATGAATTTGATATCCCATCTTTTATAGCCGATCCGGTAACGGTTGATGAGATGGATGATATCGCTCGAATTTCCGGCGTTCCGGAAATACAACGTCAAAGCTTGTTTCATGCCTTGAACATAAAATCTATCGCACGAAAATCGGCTGAGAAAATAGGTAAACCTCTTGATAAGTGTAATATGATCGCAGTTCACATGGGTGGCGGTGTAAGTGTGGCAGCAATTAGAGACGGGAAAATTGTTGATGTGAACAATGCTCTACTCGGAATGGGACCTTTTTCTCCCCAACGTGCAGGTGCTCTTCCAATCAGCGGTGTAATCAATCTGTGTTTTTCCGGTAAATACACAAAAGAGGAATTGGAAAAAAAACTGGTAAAAAATAGTGGTCTTATTGCCTATCTCGGAACTGATAGCGGCGTAGATATCGAAAATAAAATTGATGAAGGTAATGAAAAATTTGAGAAAATATTTCGTGCTTTTGCCTATCAAATTTCTAAAGAAATCGGACTTTGTGCCACAGTTCTAAAAGGTGATGTGGATGCTATTTATCTCACGGGTGGTCTTGCTTATGACAAGTATTTGCCCAAATGGATAATCGAACGAACCAAATTCATCGCACCTGTTTTAATTTTTCCAGGTGAAGGTGAAATGGAAGCTCTTGCACAAGCGGGTGTTCGAGCACTTTCCGGAGAAGAAGCAGCAAAAAAATATTAA
- a CDS encoding ABC transporter ATP-binding protein has product MKSKAHNLFYIYKIMFQNWFYLIGGIFFMLGYALFSGITITTVIPLFDYVFAPSKAPSIYNSVAGFFTAFKPIFSDLLVNAKYLLFNFDASYLSEITNRAKYLLENTNSLLLLKLVAMGLIFLIVLKNIFFYGNQVFFANLRGKTTYHIRNQIFKKYLTQPLEFLNTNKVGDSMVRIVDDVKNVSDFYIQSIINAARDVIMLFVFARIAIMLNPKLFWLSLIILPLFGFAVRVLGKKIKKYSKKIQQQFSSLFSKIEEILNGIHIVQVFSREEIEMRKFNRINRKYFIFWRKSILYKKLNVPLSELNSLFIVIIVLLLGGMSVLASNSHFTLGMFTAFLLAIGSMLNPFKKLTATYANIKKAVVSLNRIFVILNRKSEIKNCENPIPKKSFDKGLVLKNVSFFYDEKVPVLQNISFQIKKGEKIAIVGGSGAGKTTIINLLPRMYDPTNGEIFIDDVPINKLELKDLRSLYGTVTQESILFSDTVANNIRFGSLQQVSDEKVIESAKIAYADNFIQKMPNKYDEILNPKATNLSGGQRQRICIARAIIGNPPILIFDEATSSLDTESEQKVQKAIERATENKTVIVIAHRLSTILSSDKIIVLDKGKLVGLGSNDELLKTCPKYKKLYDMQFEVRSKK; this is encoded by the coding sequence ATGAAAAGCAAAGCGCATAACCTGTTTTACATTTATAAAATCATGTTCCAAAACTGGTTTTATCTAATTGGTGGAATATTTTTTATGCTCGGTTATGCTCTTTTTAGTGGGATAACAATCACAACGGTTATCCCACTTTTTGATTACGTTTTCGCACCCTCAAAAGCACCTTCAATCTATAATTCTGTAGCAGGATTTTTTACTGCATTCAAACCAATTTTCTCTGACTTACTCGTTAATGCAAAATATTTGTTATTTAATTTTGACGCTTCCTATCTTTCTGAAATTACGAACAGAGCCAAATACCTTTTGGAAAATACAAATTCGCTACTATTATTGAAGCTCGTGGCTATGGGATTGATCTTCTTGATCGTGCTAAAAAATATTTTCTTTTACGGAAATCAGGTTTTCTTTGCGAATTTACGTGGAAAAACCACTTATCACATTCGGAATCAGATCTTTAAAAAATATCTTACCCAACCCTTAGAATTTTTAAACACAAACAAAGTTGGTGATTCGATGGTAAGAATTGTGGATGACGTAAAAAACGTGAGTGATTTTTATATCCAATCAATTATAAATGCTGCCCGAGATGTGATAATGCTCTTTGTTTTCGCAAGAATTGCAATAATGCTAAATCCTAAACTTTTCTGGCTTAGCCTGATCATTCTCCCTCTTTTTGGATTTGCGGTTAGGGTTCTTGGTAAAAAAATAAAAAAATATTCTAAAAAAATTCAGCAACAATTTTCTTCCCTCTTCTCAAAAATTGAGGAAATTCTCAATGGAATTCACATCGTTCAGGTTTTTTCCAGAGAAGAAATCGAGATGAGAAAGTTCAACCGGATAAATCGGAAATATTTTATCTTCTGGCGAAAATCCATCCTCTATAAAAAATTAAATGTCCCTTTGTCAGAACTCAATAGCCTATTTATCGTCATAATCGTTTTGCTGTTGGGCGGAATGAGTGTGCTTGCGAGTAACAGTCATTTCACACTTGGGATGTTTACTGCTTTTCTGCTTGCAATCGGCTCAATGCTAAACCCTTTTAAAAAACTAACAGCAACTTATGCAAATATAAAAAAAGCTGTAGTTTCTCTTAATAGAATTTTTGTAATTCTGAACAGAAAATCAGAAATAAAAAATTGTGAAAACCCGATTCCCAAAAAATCATTTGACAAAGGTTTAGTGCTAAAAAACGTCTCCTTCTTTTATGATGAAAAAGTGCCTGTTTTGCAAAACATATCTTTCCAAATTAAAAAGGGTGAAAAAATTGCTATCGTCGGCGGAAGCGGGGCTGGAAAAACTACCATTATCAATTTGCTACCTCGAATGTATGATCCCACAAATGGTGAAATCTTTATTGATGATGTGCCGATAAATAAACTTGAATTAAAAGATTTACGTTCCCTTTACGGAACCGTAACACAGGAGTCAATTCTCTTTAGTGATACTGTGGCAAATAATATTCGTTTCGGTTCTTTGCAACAAGTTTCAGATGAGAAAGTGATAGAATCGGCAAAAATTGCTTACGCAGATAATTTTATCCAAAAAATGCCAAACAAGTATGATGAAATTCTCAATCCGAAAGCCACAAATCTTTCAGGTGGACAAAGGCAAAGAATTTGTATTGCAAGAGCGATTATCGGCAATCCTCCCATACTTATCTTTGACGAAGCAACGAGTTCTCTTGATACTGAATCCGAGCAAAAAGTTCAAAAAGCGATCGAGCGAGCAACTGAAAATAAAACTGTCATTGTTATCGCTCACCGCTTATCCACAATTCTCTCTTCGGATAAAATAATTGTTTTGGACAAAGGAAAACTGGTTGGTTTGGGTTCTAATGACGAGCTGTTGAAAACATGCCCGAAATACAAAAAATTATATGATATGCAATTTGAGGTGAGAAGCAAGAAGTAA